A genomic region of Gemmatimonadaceae bacterium contains the following coding sequences:
- a CDS encoding lysophospholipid acyltransferase family protein — protein MRALIVYPTMVLMTIVLGVPIVVLSLFGVHIPPDSFLGRAPRVWSKVVLWASAVRLTVRNPEHIGAPNDARMYVSNHVSWYEIFGLACVLPHYRFVAKKELASIPVFGRAAKEVAAIFIDRKNRKAAFQTYAEAAEQIKRGTSVAVFPEGTRGRSYALRPFKKGPFVLAIAAQVPVVPVVSWGTKEVQGKGQFAIHSGTCELTFLEPIATTGLTYDDRDALLRTVWERIAQALGEKGVPPTGAPMETAA, from the coding sequence ATGCGTGCTCTGATTGTCTATCCCACGATGGTCCTCATGACCATCGTGCTCGGCGTTCCCATCGTCGTGTTGTCGCTCTTCGGTGTGCACATTCCGCCGGACAGCTTTCTGGGCCGCGCGCCGCGCGTCTGGTCCAAGGTGGTGCTGTGGGCATCGGCGGTTCGCCTTACGGTGCGCAATCCCGAGCACATCGGCGCGCCCAACGACGCGCGCATGTACGTGTCCAACCACGTGAGCTGGTACGAGATCTTTGGCCTCGCGTGCGTGCTGCCGCACTACCGGTTCGTGGCGAAGAAGGAGCTCGCGTCGATTCCTGTCTTCGGGCGTGCGGCGAAGGAAGTCGCCGCGATCTTCATCGATCGCAAGAATCGGAAGGCTGCGTTTCAGACGTACGCCGAGGCCGCGGAGCAGATCAAGCGTGGGACGTCGGTGGCCGTGTTTCCGGAAGGCACGCGCGGACGGTCGTACGCGCTGCGGCCGTTCAAGAAAGGGCCGTTCGTGCTGGCGATTGCTGCGCAAGTGCCGGTGGTGCCCGTCGTGAGCTGGGGGACAAAGGAAGTGCAGGGCAAAGGGCAGTTCGCCATCCATTCCGGCACGTGCGAGCTCACGTTTCTCGAGCCGATCGCGACCACCGGTCTGACGTACGACGACCGGGACGCGCTCCTGCGCACCGTGTGGGAGCGCATCGCGCAGGCCCTGGGCGAGAAGGGCGTGCCGCCGACGGGCGCGCCCATGGAGACCGCCGCCTAA
- the thiL gene encoding thiamine-phosphate kinase, translating into MRDDIPLGPGKEFDLVRALEQRWGDAAHGIGDDAALIDVPPGHQLVVSADSAVDGVHFRRDWLTPREIGWRVAAAALSDLAAMAADPLAMLVSLSIPDAWLGDILDLADGLADAARATSAHIAGGDLTGARELCIAITVLGAAVNPLRRNGARPGDVLFVTGRFGGPLAALTAWQGGGRPSPADRERVAHPVPRVREARWLAEHGAHAAIDVSDGLLSDAAHIAAASHVRLAIALDHLPTLGGLSPDTAARSGDEYELLVASPRDIDTAEFERRFELPLTAIGRVEAGDADVVATLHGARVAPGGGFDHFS; encoded by the coding sequence ATGCGCGACGACATCCCGCTCGGCCCCGGAAAGGAATTCGACCTCGTGCGCGCCCTCGAGCAACGATGGGGCGACGCGGCGCACGGAATCGGCGATGATGCGGCGCTCATCGACGTGCCGCCCGGACATCAGCTGGTGGTCAGCGCGGACAGCGCCGTCGACGGCGTCCATTTTCGCCGCGACTGGCTCACGCCGCGCGAGATCGGGTGGCGCGTCGCAGCAGCAGCACTGAGCGATCTGGCGGCGATGGCCGCGGACCCGCTGGCAATGCTCGTCTCGTTGTCCATCCCTGACGCGTGGCTCGGCGACATACTCGACCTTGCCGACGGGTTGGCTGACGCAGCCCGTGCGACGTCCGCTCACATCGCGGGCGGCGATCTCACCGGCGCTCGCGAGTTGTGCATTGCCATCACCGTGCTCGGCGCCGCGGTCAATCCGTTGCGTCGCAACGGCGCGCGCCCGGGCGATGTGTTGTTCGTCACCGGGCGCTTCGGTGGACCCCTTGCCGCATTGACTGCGTGGCAAGGCGGCGGTCGCCCATCGCCCGCGGATCGTGAGCGCGTCGCGCATCCGGTGCCGAGGGTGCGCGAGGCCCGGTGGCTCGCCGAGCACGGTGCGCATGCGGCGATCGACGTGTCCGATGGTCTGCTCAGCGACGCGGCACACATCGCCGCCGCGTCGCACGTGCGGCTCGCGATCGCCCTCGATCATCTGCCCACGTTGGGCGGGCTCTCGCCGGACACCGCCGCCCGGAGCGGGGACGAATATGAATTGTTGGTCGCGTCGCCTCGCGACATCGACACCGCGGAGTTCGAGCGCCGATTCGAGCTGCCGCTCACGGCAATCGGACGCGTCGAAGCCGGCGACGCCGATGTCGTGGCCACGCTGCACGGCGCGCGCGTTGCGCCGGGCGGCGGGTTCGACCACTTTTCGTGA
- a CDS encoding DUF4142 domain-containing protein: MRLARRRYTELSFLVFASLALIACKGKESASTADTTSAAAPAAAADTTAPAAAPASPTATTLSDANIVALLDEVNMADSMLGAAALPKATNSQVKQFAKLMMGEHHALRVKGQLLAKAQNITPEKPAQDPFTSAVQNEQSALGSAAKGHAYDSTYIANEAGIHQAVIAWADSAENQAQNQALKDLIKAAGPVLQKHLDRAQAIQKVLH; encoded by the coding sequence ATGCGACTCGCTCGCCGGCGGTACACCGAACTCTCGTTTCTCGTGTTTGCTTCCCTGGCGCTGATCGCCTGCAAAGGCAAAGAAAGCGCGTCTACAGCCGACACGACCTCAGCAGCGGCGCCTGCCGCGGCAGCGGACACAACGGCGCCCGCAGCGGCGCCAGCCTCGCCTACGGCGACGACGCTTTCGGATGCCAACATCGTCGCCTTGCTCGATGAGGTGAACATGGCCGACAGCATGCTCGGCGCGGCCGCGCTTCCGAAAGCAACGAACTCGCAAGTGAAGCAATTCGCCAAGTTGATGATGGGCGAGCATCACGCGCTGCGCGTCAAAGGCCAGCTGCTCGCGAAGGCGCAGAACATCACTCCGGAGAAGCCGGCGCAAGACCCGTTCACGAGCGCGGTGCAGAACGAACAGTCAGCGCTCGGGTCGGCCGCCAAGGGTCACGCCTACGATTCGACGTACATCGCCAACGAGGCGGGCATTCACCAGGCAGTAATCGCCTGGGCGGACTCGGCGGAAAATCAAGCACAGAATCAGGCGCTCAAGGATCTGATCAAGGCCGCGGGGCCGGTCTTACAGAAGCACCTCGATCGCGCGCAGGCAATCCAGAAGGTGCTGCACTAG
- a CDS encoding glucoamylase family protein gives MRELRRDVALANAQQHDAPYEAMLEDVERKAIAYFDHEVNPATGLVRDNTDRESPASVAGTGFALSAYTAAVERGYMARREAASRTRTALRFLWNAPQGDAADATGAHGFFYHFLDMATGRRVWKCELSTIDTAIALAGILSAAAYFDRNTPHEREIRSLGDDIYRRVDWRWALNAGRAVSMGWKPENGGRFLPYRWRGYTEALLLYVLGLGSPTHALPRDCYARWTATYRWVRAYGSDYVHAGPLFIHHLSHIWIDFRGIRDAYMRGKGIDYFENSRRATYVQRAYAVRNPRRFDWYGDTWWGVTASDGPGNATRTVHGAPRRFYGYHARGVPYGPDDGTLSPWAVAASLPFAPEIVLPTLQSVHATYPGPKRSYGYMCSINPSFRTSRGGPGWISPRDYAINQGPAGLMVENFRSGLIWRLMRSCPYVRAGLRRAGFTGGWLLNRGHEDT, from the coding sequence TTGAGGGAGCTGCGCCGAGACGTAGCTCTCGCCAATGCCCAACAGCATGATGCGCCGTACGAGGCCATGCTGGAGGACGTCGAGCGCAAGGCGATCGCGTACTTCGACCACGAGGTCAATCCCGCCACCGGGCTGGTGCGGGACAACACCGATCGTGAGTCGCCGGCCTCAGTTGCCGGCACCGGGTTCGCGCTGAGCGCCTACACGGCCGCGGTGGAGCGCGGCTACATGGCGCGCCGCGAGGCAGCCAGCCGGACGCGCACGGCCCTGCGCTTCCTCTGGAACGCGCCGCAGGGCGATGCCGCCGACGCGACCGGAGCGCACGGCTTCTTTTACCACTTCCTCGACATGGCCACCGGCCGCCGCGTGTGGAAGTGCGAGCTCTCGACCATCGACACTGCCATCGCGCTGGCCGGCATTCTGTCCGCCGCCGCGTACTTTGACCGAAACACGCCGCACGAACGGGAAATCAGGTCGTTAGGCGACGATATTTATCGGCGGGTGGACTGGCGGTGGGCGCTCAACGCCGGCCGCGCCGTCTCGATGGGATGGAAGCCGGAGAATGGCGGGCGGTTTCTGCCGTACCGGTGGCGGGGATACACCGAAGCCTTGTTGCTCTACGTGCTGGGGCTCGGCTCGCCCACCCATGCGCTGCCGCGAGATTGCTACGCGCGATGGACCGCGACGTACCGATGGGTGCGGGCGTACGGCAGCGACTACGTACACGCCGGTCCCCTGTTCATTCACCATCTGAGTCACATTTGGATCGATTTCCGCGGTATTCGTGACGCGTACATGCGCGGCAAGGGCATCGACTACTTCGAGAACAGCCGGCGGGCCACGTACGTACAGCGCGCATATGCCGTTAGGAATCCGCGGCGTTTCGACTGGTACGGGGACACGTGGTGGGGCGTGACGGCGAGCGACGGACCTGGCAACGCCACGCGCACCGTGCACGGGGCGCCGCGAAGGTTCTACGGCTATCATGCGCGCGGCGTCCCGTATGGCCCGGACGACGGCACGTTGTCGCCGTGGGCCGTGGCCGCTTCACTCCCGTTCGCGCCGGAGATCGTGCTGCCGACGTTACAGTCGGTGCACGCCACCTATCCCGGACCCAAGCGGAGCTACGGTTACATGTGCAGCATCAATCCATCGTTCCGCACATCACGGGGCGGACCGGGATGGATTTCGCCGCGAGACTATGCCATCAATCAGGGGCCGGCCGGACTCATGGTCGAGAACTTCCGATCGGGACTGATCTGGCGACTCATGCGGTCATGTCCATACGTACGCGCCGGATTGCGTCGGGCCGGCTTCACCGGTGGGTGGCTCCTGAACCGCGGGCATGAAGACACGTAG
- a CDS encoding glycosyl hydrolase, with amino-acid sequence MPLRHVWEHTVGSGHAPLALRADYQAQLKRCHDELGIRHVRFHGLLCDDVGTLVGELDKLVYSFFNAFQIWDALLASGMRPFVELSFMPTILASGSTTVFHYRGNVTPPRDYGAWETLIRKFAAESVARYGVAEVRTWFFEVWNEPNLPAFWTGTEQDYFTLYRHTAAALKSVDAALRVGGPATADDAWIDEFLDFTEKAGVAADFVSTHHYPTDAFGKPGDDTEAQLAASERSVLRDRAARVHGQARGKPLYYTEWNTSSNPRDPMHDEPYAAAVIVKTMLEATGLVDGYSYWTFSDVFEENYFPSIPFQGGFGLLTLQGVAKPSYRAFEVLHHLGTELVASLTDIHPTVDVWVARDPGAQRLTVVLTNHALPRHPIACEHVRVRLEGAPRPTNAFVQRIDADHANAKAAWLAMGSPAYPSAADVEHLHHASRLVAEPQRWRVEEGALLIELDIPPHAVAAVTLTLGTPVSST; translated from the coding sequence GTGCCGCTGCGACATGTGTGGGAACACACCGTCGGGAGCGGACATGCCCCGCTCGCCTTGCGCGCGGACTATCAGGCGCAGCTCAAACGCTGCCATGACGAGTTAGGCATCCGCCACGTGCGGTTCCACGGACTGCTCTGCGACGATGTGGGGACGCTCGTCGGCGAGCTCGACAAATTGGTGTACTCGTTCTTCAATGCCTTTCAGATCTGGGACGCACTGCTCGCTTCCGGAATGCGTCCGTTCGTCGAGCTGAGCTTCATGCCGACGATCCTCGCGTCGGGAAGCACGACCGTCTTTCACTACCGGGGCAACGTCACGCCGCCGCGAGACTATGGGGCGTGGGAAACGCTCATCCGCAAGTTCGCGGCAGAGAGCGTGGCTCGATACGGTGTGGCGGAAGTGCGGACGTGGTTCTTCGAAGTGTGGAACGAGCCTAACTTGCCCGCCTTCTGGACGGGGACGGAGCAGGACTACTTCACGCTCTATCGTCATACCGCGGCCGCGCTCAAGAGCGTGGATGCGGCGCTTCGCGTGGGCGGGCCGGCGACCGCGGACGACGCGTGGATCGACGAGTTCCTGGACTTCACGGAAAAGGCCGGCGTAGCGGCCGACTTCGTGAGCACGCACCACTATCCCACGGACGCATTCGGCAAGCCGGGCGATGACACGGAGGCACAGCTCGCCGCGAGCGAGCGCAGCGTGCTTCGCGATCGAGCTGCCCGCGTTCACGGACAAGCACGGGGCAAGCCGCTGTACTACACCGAGTGGAACACGTCGTCCAACCCGCGCGATCCAATGCACGACGAACCATACGCGGCAGCAGTAATCGTGAAGACGATGCTCGAAGCCACCGGACTGGTGGACGGCTACAGCTACTGGACCTTCAGCGACGTTTTCGAGGAGAACTACTTTCCATCCATTCCATTTCAGGGCGGATTCGGACTCCTCACGCTCCAAGGAGTCGCGAAACCGTCGTATCGGGCCTTCGAGGTGCTGCACCATCTGGGCACGGAGCTCGTCGCCTCGCTGACCGACATCCATCCGACAGTCGATGTCTGGGTCGCGCGCGATCCCGGCGCACAACGCCTTACTGTGGTCCTAACGAACCACGCCTTGCCGCGTCATCCGATCGCGTGTGAGCACGTGCGGGTGCGCCTCGAAGGAGCGCCTCGCCCAACGAATGCGTTCGTGCAGCGCATCGACGCGGACCACGCGAATGCGAAGGCGGCGTGGCTCGCCATGGGATCGCCTGCCTATCCGTCGGCTGCCGACGTGGAGCACTTGCACCATGCGTCCCGGCTCGTCGCCGAACCGCAGCGATGGCGTGTCGAAGAAGGCGCCCTGCTGATCGAGCTCGACATTCCTCCACACGCTGTCGCGGCCGTCACCCTCACGCTCGGCACGCCGGTCTCTTCCACTTGA